One window of Saprospiraceae bacterium genomic DNA carries:
- a CDS encoding ribonuclease H-like domain-containing protein: MELSNILFIDIETVSQYQAYESLDFQWQSMFERKIRYFQEKEPDKTPDQLYLDKAAIYAEFGKIVCIGLGFFHKGQLRITTLCGDDEAELIEKFFQIVQSHFNNPDKHFICGHNIKEFDVPYICRRALINGIALPALFNISSKKPWELKYLLDTLDMWKFGDQKNYVSLELLTACFNLETSKSDIDGSMVGKVYYEDHDLKRIGEYCSRDVWVTANVFLKMSLKETIPFESVHFTDSK; this comes from the coding sequence ATGGAACTATCTAATATATTATTTATTGATATTGAAACCGTAAGTCAATATCAAGCCTATGAATCCCTCGATTTTCAGTGGCAATCTATGTTCGAAAGAAAGATTCGTTATTTTCAGGAAAAGGAGCCAGATAAAACCCCGGATCAGTTATATCTCGATAAAGCAGCCATTTACGCTGAGTTCGGAAAGATCGTTTGCATCGGCTTGGGTTTCTTTCACAAAGGCCAATTGCGGATCACAACCCTTTGTGGAGATGACGAAGCTGAACTCATCGAAAAGTTCTTCCAAATCGTCCAAAGTCATTTCAATAATCCAGATAAACATTTCATTTGCGGACACAATATCAAAGAATTTGACGTTCCCTACATTTGTCGGCGTGCCTTGATAAATGGGATTGCCTTACCGGCCCTCTTTAATATTTCTTCTAAAAAACCCTGGGAGTTAAAATACCTGCTCGATACCCTGGATATGTGGAAATTCGGGGATCAGAAAAATTATGTTTCCCTCGAATTATTAACGGCTTGCTTCAATTTAGAAACTTCAAAATCTGATATCGATGGATCGATGGTTGGAAAAGTCTATTACGAAGATCACGATTTAAAACGTATTGGGGAATATTGTTCCAGGGATGTTTGGGTCACTGCCAATGTATTTTTGAAAATGTCACTCAAAGAAACCATTCCCTTTGAATCCGTGCATTTTACAGATTCTAAGTAA
- a CDS encoding ribulose-phosphate 3-epimerase: MHLIAPSLLSCDFLRIGEEIDWINQSKADWFHLDVMDGQFVPNISFGLPVIAAVKRKATKPLDVHLMILQPEKYISDFRKAGADSISVHLEACTHLHRVIQQIKESGALAGVALNPHSPVQALFDVLEDVDVVCLMSVNPGFGGQKFIYRSLQKIKELKEEIVKRNLSTKIEVDGGVGLQNAEVILKAGADVLVAGNAVFGDPNPAGVISQLKSISVNSFEF, encoded by the coding sequence ATGCATTTAATAGCTCCATCCTTACTTAGTTGTGATTTCCTCCGGATCGGAGAAGAAATTGATTGGATCAATCAAAGTAAAGCAGATTGGTTTCATCTGGATGTGATGGACGGCCAATTTGTACCCAATATCAGTTTTGGCTTACCTGTCATCGCTGCAGTCAAACGCAAAGCAACCAAACCCTTGGACGTTCATTTAATGATCCTACAACCTGAAAAGTATATTTCAGATTTCAGGAAAGCAGGTGCGGATAGCATCAGCGTGCACCTGGAAGCGTGCACCCATTTACATCGGGTCATTCAACAAATCAAAGAAAGTGGTGCCCTTGCGGGTGTGGCTTTGAATCCACACAGTCCCGTACAAGCTTTATTTGATGTATTGGAAGACGTTGACGTGGTTTGTTTGATGTCTGTTAATCCAGGTTTTGGCGGACAAAAATTTATTTACCGCAGCCTTCAGAAGATTAAAGAACTCAAAGAAGAAATTGTAAAACGAAATCTTTCTACCAAAATTGAAGTTGATGGAGGTGTTGGACTGCAAAATGCAGAAGTTATTTTAAAAGCTGGCGCAGATGTATTGGTTGCAGGCAATGCGGTATTTGGAGATCCAAATCCAGCTGGAGTGATCAGCCAATTAAAATCCATTTCCGTTAATTCCTTTGAGTTTTAA
- a CDS encoding T9SS type A sorting domain-containing protein: MKRSLLLTLICFICISAHSQKCIDTVTNGLTIISKTFVSGSDCNFKIKFCVRKVSEQAHHIVYTIKYSYGTLTRTIYVSNVSVGSVICEVFEFTADCSSTAYCAAHGKTVNHTLCGAVDEQIILPIKLVNFSAENSSIGLVDLKWQTATESNVSHFIIQQSADSKKFNEVAKVKATGESNSLQSYRYQLKTNPTGNLSTSQYFRLKTVDRDGSESFSPIVSLKDKTRKKLEVYPNPASNSIHFNVQAIDGIPMKLYNIHGQSFQINLLDGQTIDLSELPNGIYYLQVQDELVRFLKN, translated from the coding sequence ATGAAAAGGTCTCTTTTACTTACACTTATTTGTTTTATTTGCATTTCTGCCCATTCGCAAAAATGTATTGACACCGTTACCAATGGTTTGACCATAATCAGTAAAACATTTGTATCCGGTTCTGATTGTAATTTTAAAATCAAGTTTTGTGTTCGAAAAGTAAGCGAACAAGCACATCATATCGTGTATACCATCAAGTATAGTTACGGAACGCTTACACGAACCATTTATGTTTCCAATGTATCCGTCGGCTCTGTAATTTGTGAAGTGTTTGAATTTACAGCCGATTGCAGTTCGACAGCTTATTGCGCTGCCCACGGAAAAACAGTCAACCACACCCTATGCGGTGCAGTCGATGAGCAAATTATTCTACCTATCAAACTGGTAAACTTTAGCGCAGAAAATTCTTCGATCGGTTTGGTTGATTTAAAATGGCAAACTGCTACAGAATCTAATGTGTCTCATTTTATAATTCAGCAAAGTGCAGATTCCAAAAAATTTAATGAAGTTGCTAAAGTAAAAGCAACAGGTGAAAGTAACTCTTTGCAAAGCTACAGATATCAGTTAAAGACGAATCCAACCGGCAACTTGAGTACAAGCCAATATTTCCGTCTAAAAACGGTTGATCGCGATGGCTCTGAAAGTTTTAGCCCAATTGTGAGTCTGAAAGATAAAACCCGTAAAAAATTGGAAGTCTATCCGAATCCGGCTTCAAATTCCATTCATTTCAATGTACAGGCAATTGATGGGATTCCTATGAAGCTTTATAATATTCATGGGCAAAGTTTCCAGATTAATCTCCTGGACGGACAAACCATAGACCTTAGCGAACTGCCAAATGGAATTTATTATTTGCAGGTTCAAGATGAACTCGTCCGGTTTCTAAAAAATTAG